From the genome of Frateuria soli:
ATGACAAGGTCAGATTCAGCGAACGTCGGCAAGCGATACCACACCCAGCCGGTTTGCATGTCGGTGCGCTTGAGCTGTTCGTGCTGAAAGGAGGACAACAAAGTGGCCTCCGTGAGCGAACGCGATATGCGAAGGCCTACGGGGTGAAGAAGCTCGAATTCCTCGACGTTTGTCATTGCGGCCTAACGCTGGAGTTAAGCGGCGCGCGGCTTTTTCGCGCGTCCGCTTGGACGATTGGTTAGGCATCTGACTCGTTGCAGAGCCTGGCCACCGATTGTGAGTGGACAAACACGGCGACAGCGAGGACAAAGCCCAAGACCGCAAGCACGATGCCAGCGGAAACGGAGAGCTGCAAGACCATGGCCACAACTGCGACGAACAAGGAGATGTAGCCAAAAATTGAAATAGCCGCGGAAAGAAATATGTTGATGTACTTGTAAGTGCGCTCGCCGTGAACGAGATACACGCTGACGTACTGGGCACCAAACAGCCAGATAAGCAACGAAGCAATGGACGACCAGAGCGCCACCGCGCTATATGGCGGCTGACCTTTGGTCTGCACAAGCAGAATTATTAGCGCGGCAGAAAATCCGGCTAATGACAGCGCAGTGGTGCGCATAAGCTCCAGCTCACCTTTGCCAAGGTGGCTTTTAAGATGGCTGATGGGATCCTTAAATCTCATGAAGATGCCTAACGCTTAGTAGACCCCAAATCGGGGCATATGCACCGATCGTCGCCTCGCTGGCGGGCTCGGTCAAGTCGGGGGAATCCTACGCTAGATCAAGAGCCTGGCTGCTGCCACTCCGCCGGCCGGCTCGCCAACATGCCCGTGCATATTTGCATATCCGGGGTGCTATGACTTATTCGGGCGGAAGCGGAGAAATAAGCCGTATGGTCGGCGCGGCGCGGGCGCCGCGGTTGCTGGACGAGGTGCGGCGGGTGTTGCGGGTCAAGCGCTACAGCATGCGGACCGAGCATGCCTACGTGGGGTGGATACGGCGGTTCGTGCTGGCCAACGGCAAGCGCCACCCGCGGGACATGGGGGCAGCGGAGGTGGAAGCGTTTCTCTCCACTCTCGCCGTACAAGGCGGCGTTTCGCCGAATACCCAGAATCAGGCGCTTTCGGCGTTGCTGTTTCTCTATCGGCAGGTGCTTGGGGTGGAGCTGCCCTGGCTGGATGGGGTGGTGCGGGCGAAGCGCCCGCAGCGGGTGCCAACGGTTCTCTCGCGGGAGGAAGTGGCGCGGGTGCTGGCGCAGATGGACGGGCGGCCCTGGCTGCTGGCGAGCCTGCTGTACGGCACCGGCATGCGGTTGATGGAGGTGCTGCGGCTGCGGGTGAAGGACGTCGATTTCGACCGCGGCGAGATCACGGTGCGCGATGGCAAGGGTGGCAAGGACCGGCATACCATGCTCCCGCGCAAACTGGTCGAGCCGTTGCGGCGCGAGATCGAACGCGCGACGCAGATGCATGCGCATGATCTGGCGGAAGGCTTTGGCGCGGTGTGGTTGCCCCATGCGCTGGCGCGCAAGTATCCGGGGGCGGCGCGCGAGCCCGGCTGGCAGTACGTGTTCCCGTCGGCGAGGCGCTCGCGCGATCCGCGGGACGGGACCGAGCGCCGACACCACTTCGACGATGCCATCCTCAGCCGTTCGTTGAAGCGTGCCTGCCGCCAGGCCGGGATCCTGAAGCCTGTCAGCGCGCATACGTTGCGCCATTCGTTTGCCACGCACCTGCTGGAGGCGGGGCAGGACATCCGCACGGTGCAGGAACTGCTCGGCCACAAGGATGTGGCGACGACGCAGATCTATACGCATGTGCTCAATCGGGGCGGGTTGGCGGTGGTCAGTCCGCTGGATCGCCAATAGGGAGGATTCACCGCGAGCCCGGGCCCCTCTCCCCGGCGGGGAGAGGGAGCCCTTGCATCAGCCGGGGCGGCGCGCGCCGAGCTGGACGAGAACCTCCTGGGCGGCGCGAATGCGTTCAGTGGCGCCGGGAAGGTCGAGGGTGATCCTGAGCTTGTCCTGGCCGTCGAGTTTGTAGACGCGTGGCTGGCTCTGGATCAGGCGGATGATGGCGATCGGCTCGATCTCGGGCTTGTCGCGGAAGGTGATGCGCCCGCCGTTTGCGCCTAGGTCGAGTTTGCGGATGCCCAGCGGGGTGGCCATCAGCTTCAGGCTGGACAGTGCGAACAGGGTTTTGGTCGGTTCGGGCAGCAGGCCGAACCGGTCGATCATCTCCACTTGCAGGTCGCGCAGATGGTCCTCGTCCTTCGCGCTGGCGATGCGCTTGTAGAGGGTCAGTCGCGTGTGCACGTCGGGCAGGTAGTCGTCCGGGATCAGCGCGGGCAGGTGCAGCTCCACTTCCGTCTCGTGTTCGGAAGAGAGGTCGAAGTCGGGCACCTTGCCGCTCTTCAAGGCGCGCACCGCGCGGTCGAGCAGCTCGGTGTAGAGGCCGAAGCCGATTTCCTGGATCTGGCCGGACTGCTCCTCGCCCAGCAGCTCGCCGGCGCCGCGGATCTCCAGATCGTGCGTGGCCAGGGTGAAGCCCGCGCCCAGTTCCTCCAGCGAAGCGAGCGCTTCGAGACGTTTCTCCGCGTCGGCGGTGATCGCCTTGCGATCGGGCACGATCAGGTAGGCGTAGGCGCGGTGGTGCGAGCGGCCCACACGGCCACGCAACTGGTGCAGCTGGGCCAGGCCGAAGCGGTCGGCGCGGTCGATGATGATCGTGTTCGCGGTGGGAATGTCGATGCCGGTCTCGATGATCGTGGTGCACACCAGCACGTTGAAGCGCTGGCGGTGGAAGTCGGCCATCACGCGTTCGAGCTCGCGCTCGGGCATCTGGCCGTGGGCGATGCCGATGCGCGCTTCCGGGATCAGCTCCTGCAACTCGCGCGCGGTGCGCTCGATCGAGTCGACCTCGTTGTGCAGGAAGTAGACCTGGCCGCCGCGCGAGAGCTCGCGCTGGAATGCCTCGCGGATAGTGGCCGGGTCCCATGTGCTGATGAAGGTGCGCACGGCCATGCGGTGCGCCGGCGGGGTGGTGATCAGCGAGAGGTCGCGCAGGCCGGCCATCGCCATGTTGAGCGTGCGCGGGATCGGCGTGGCGGTCATGGTGAGCAGGTCGACCTCGGCGCGCAGCTTTTTCAGCTGTTCCTTCTGGCGCACGCCGAAGCGCTGTTCCTCGTCGACCACGACCAGGCCGAGGTTCTTGAACTTGATGTCCGACTGCAGCAGCTTGTGGGTGCCCACGATCACGTCGATCTGCCCGTCGGCCAAGCGCTTGAGCGATTCGTTCACTTCCTTGGACGACTTGAAGCGCGATAGCACGTCAACCTTCACCGGCCAGTCGGCGAAGCGGTCGGCGAAGTTCCGGTAGTGCTGCTGGGCGAGCAGGGTGGTGGGCACCAGCACGGCCACCTGTTTGCCGGCGGTGGCTGCGGCGAAGGCGGCGCGCAGCGCGACCTCGGTCTTGCCGAAGCCCACGTCGCCGCAGATCACGCGGTCCATCGCGCGCGGCGCGGCCAGGTCCTGCAGTACGGCATCGATGGCCTGCTCCTGGTCGGGCGTCTCCTCGAACGGGAAGCTGGCGCCGAACGCCTCGACCATGCCGCGGTCGATGCTGATCGACTCGCCGCCGCGCGCTTCGCGCTGGGCGTAGATGGCGAGGAGTTCCGCGGCGACGTCGCGGACTTTCTCGGCGGCCTTCCTGCGTGCGCGCTCCCATGCGTCGCCGCCGAGCGAGTGCAGCGGCGCCAGCTCGGGCGCAGTGCCGGAGTAACGGCTGACCAGGCCCAATTGCGCCACCGGCACGTAGAGCTTGTCGCCCTTGGCGTACTCGATGACCAGGAACTCGCCTTCCATGCCGCCCAGTTCCATCGACACCAGGCCCTGGTAGCGGCCCACGCCGTGGTCGACGTGCACGATCGGCGCGCCGACCGAGAGTTCGGTCAGGTCGCGGATGATCGCGTCCGGATCGCGCGCCGCGCCGCGGCGCCGCTTGCGGTCGGTGCGCACCCGTTCGCCGTAGAGCTCGCGCTCGGTGAGCACGGTGATCGCCGGCTGCTTGAGGGCGAAGCCCTGTTCCAGCGGCGCGACGGTGATGGCGAAGCGCAGACCAGCTCCCTCTCCCCCGGCCCTGCCGGGGGAGAGGGTTGGGGAGAGGGGGAGGCCCTTGTTTTTGCTTTGTCCGGGTGAAGGAGCAGGAGCAAGAGCCCCCCTCTCCCCAGCCCTATCCCCCGGCTGCGCCGGGGGCGAGGGGGCAGATCCCGCGGTGTCGCGGGACCTGCCCAGGAAGGCGGACCAACCCTCCACGTTCACTGGCTTGAGGCCGGCGGCGGCGAGCGTCTCGGCCAACGCCTCGCGCCGACCCGCCGAATCGGCGGCGATCATCACGCGGCCGGGGTAGCTCTCCAGGAAATGCCGCAACGAGGTGCCAGGCTCCTCGCCCTTGCGGTTGAGCGGCACCTCGGGTGCGGGCAGGGTGCCCGAGTCGACGGCGTGTTCGTGGCCGGAGGGGACCACCTCCACGCGCAGGCGGCGGTTGAGCTGCTCGCGCAGTTGCTCGGGCGAGAGGTAGAGCTCGGCCGGCGGCAGCACCGGGCGCTCGATGTCGTGCGCGCGCTGTTCGTAGCGCTCGGCGGTGTTGGCCCAGAACTGGTCGGAGGCCTCGCCGGCGCCTTCGCCCAGCACGAATAGCGCCCCTTCGCCCAGGTAATCGAACAGCGTGGCGGTCTGCTTGAAGAACAGCGGCAGGTAATACTCGATGCCGCCGGGCGTCACGCCTTCTTTCATGTCCTGGTAGAGCGGACAGCGGCGGATGTCGATCGGAAAGCGCTCGCGCAGCGCAGTGCGGAAATCCCTCGCCGCCTCCTCGGTGAGCGGAAACTCGCGCGCGGGCAGCAGTTCCACCTTGTCCACCGGCTGCTGCGAGCGCTGGGTTTCCGGGTCGAAGCTGCGGATCGAGTCGACCTCGTCGTCGAACAGCTCGACGCGGTAGGGCTCGGCGGTGCCCATCGGGAAGATGTCGATCAGCGCGCCACGCACGGCGTAGTCGCCCGGCTCGGCCACCTGCGGCACGTGGCGATAGCCGGCCGCTTCCAGGCGCCGCTGTTCGGCGGCAAGGTCCAGCTTCTGGCCCTTCGATACGACCAGGCCGGAGCCGGTGATGTGCGAGCGCGGCGCGATGCGCTGCATCAGCGTCGCCACCGGCACCACCAGCACGCCGCGGGTGACCATCGGCAGCCGGTAGAGCGCGGCGATGCGCTGGGAGACGATCTCCGGATGCGGGCTGAAGACGTCGTAGGGCAGCGTCTCCCAGTCGGGGAAGTGCAGCACCGGCAGGTCGCCGCTGAAGAGGCGCAACTCATCTTCCAGCGTCGAGGCGCGCTGGGTGTCGCGCGCGACCGCCACCAGCAGGCCGGCGTGGTCGCGCGCGGCCTCGGCGATCAGCAGGGCGCGCGAGGAGCCGTGGGGCGGGGTCCAGAAGCGGCGCTGCTTGGGAGTGGTGGGGAGGGGCGGGTGGGGGATCTGGGGCATGGGTGTGCTTGTCGCGCCGGCGCGAATCGCGGCGGAAAGCAGGGGAGTTTAGCGCGGACGGTCGTGGTCGCCGCGCAAGGGCCGCCAGCCTTTGTAGGAGCCCACTTGTGGGCGATGCTTTTGCCTCGATCTGCCGGCAGAGGTCAAGAGCATCGCCCACAAGTGGGCTCCTACAGGGGCGCGCTCTGACTGCGGTGGCGGTTGCCGCGGGGAAGCGCGGTTTACAGGCGCAGGGTGATCTGCGCCACGCCCGGTTCGTCCGGCACCATGCGCGAGGTGAAGCCCAGTTCGCTGCACAGGCGCAGCATCGGGCGGTTTTCCACCAGCACGTAGCCCCACAGTTCGACCAGCCCGCGTTCGCGGCAGGTGGCGACCAGGCGGCGCATCAGTTCGGCGCCCAGGCCCATGCGCGTCCATTCGCGTTCGACCAGCACGGAGAATTCCGCGGTGTCGGTGGCCGCGTCGATGAACACTCGACCCACCCCGCGCAGTTCGGCCGGCGTCACGCTGTCGTCGACCAGCACGAAGGCCGCCTCGGTTTCCGGATCGATGCGGCACAACCGCTGCGCCATCGGTTCGGGCAGTTCCGACAGGGCATGCATGAAGCGGCGCCGGATGTCCTCGGGCGACAGGCGCGTGAAGCAGCGGCGCAGAGCCGCCACGTCGCCCGGCTCGATCGGGCGCATGTGCAGCACGCGGCCATCGCGGGTGGCGACGGGGTCGCCGGCCGGCGAAACCCGCGAGCGGGCAAAACGCTGGTTGCTGGGCGGGGGTAGCGGCGCGCTGCGGGTAGGGCTGGCGAAGTCGATGGCGGGTTGGATGTTCATGTCCATACTGTAGCGTATTGTGGCGCTGCAGCATATCCGCCGTGCGCCGAGGGGCGCCTTTTATCGACCAACCGATGCGCAGCGGGCGTGAACAGGCAGGCGGGTGTGTGTATTCGCTTGCGGCACCGCCACACACGCGCGGGGCGGCAACCTCCCATGTAGGAGCCCACTTGTGGGCGATGCTCTTGGGCCTGGGTGCAAGCGGGCGAAGGCATCGCCCACAAGTGGGCTCCTACGAAGAGCGGTGCGGGCGGGCCGTCCGTGGCCCGCGGGGTTCAGAGCGCCTCGGAGGCGAAGTCGGCCAGCCGCGAGCGCTCGCCACGACGAAGCGTGATGTGGGCCGAGTGCTCCCAGTTCTTGAAGCGGTCCACTGCGTAGGTCAGACCGGAGGTGGTCTCGGTGAGGTAGGGCGTGTCGATCTGCTCGACGTTGCCCAGGCACACGATCTTGGTGCCGGGGCCGGCGCGGGTGATCAGGGTCTTCATCTGCTTGGGCGTGAGGTTCTGCGCTTCGTCGATGATCAGGTATCGCGACAGGAAGGTGCGTCCTCGCATGAAGTTGAGCGAGCGGATCTTGATGCGCGAGGCGAGCAGGTCGTTGGTGGCCTGGCGGCCCCACGAGCCGCCTTCCTCGGGATTGGCGAGCACCTCGAGGTTATCGGTGAGCGCGCCCATCCACGGTGTCATCTTCTCTTCCTCGGTTCCGGGCAGGAAGCCGATGTCCTCGCCGACCGAAACCGTCGCGCGGGTCATGATGATTTCCCGGTAGCGCTGCTGGTCCATCACCTGCGCCAGCCCGGCAGCGAGCGCCAGCAGTGTCTTGCCGGTGCCGGCGGTGCCGAGCAGGGTGACGAAGTCGACGTCCGGGTCCATCAGCACGTTGAGCGCGAAGTTCTGTTCGCGGTTGCGCGCGGCAATGCCCCATACGCTGTGGCTGGGGTGGCTGTGGTCGTCCAGCAACACCATCGTGGCGTGCTGCTCGTCCACCTGCAGCACGCGCAGTTCGACGCTGTTGTCGCCGGGCAGGAACAGGCATTGGTTGGGATGCCAGTCCTCGCCGTCGCGACGGTCGACCTTGTAGAAGGTCCGGCCGCGCTCGGACCAGGACTGCACCTCCGGATGGCGGTCCCAGAAGTCGTCCGGCAGCCCGTTCGAACCGGTGTAGAGCAGCGCGAAGTCGTCGAGCGCGCGGTCGTTCTCGTAGTCCTCTGCATCGATGCCGTAGATCTTGGCCTTGATGCGCAGGTTGATGTCCTTGGTGACCAGGATCACCGAGCGGTCCGGGTTCTGGTCGCGCAGCTCGATCACCGCGGCGAGGATCAGGTTGTCCGCCTTGCCGTGGCCGTTGGTGGCGCGTTGCTGGAAGTACAGCTTGCCCACCGCCTGGCCGCGCTTGAGGCTCACTCCCTGGGGATTGGAAAGGTCCAGCCCGTTGCTGATGCCGTGCCCGTTGCCGCGCTCGATCAGCTCGTTGATGAAGCGGCTGACCTGGCGACCGTTGCGCGAGACCTCCGAAGCGCCCTTCTTCTTTTCGTCCAGCTCCTCCAGCACGGTCATGGGAATGAACACGTCGTGTTCCTCGAACCGGAACAGCGAGGTGGGGTCATG
Proteins encoded in this window:
- a CDS encoding integron integrase is translated as MVGAARAPRLLDEVRRVLRVKRYSMRTEHAYVGWIRRFVLANGKRHPRDMGAAEVEAFLSTLAVQGGVSPNTQNQALSALLFLYRQVLGVELPWLDGVVRAKRPQRVPTVLSREEVARVLAQMDGRPWLLASLLYGTGMRLMEVLRLRVKDVDFDRGEITVRDGKGGKDRHTMLPRKLVEPLRREIERATQMHAHDLAEGFGAVWLPHALARKYPGAAREPGWQYVFPSARRSRDPRDGTERRHHFDDAILSRSLKRACRQAGILKPVSAHTLRHSFATHLLEAGQDIRTVQELLGHKDVATTQIYTHVLNRGGLAVVSPLDRQ
- the mfd gene encoding transcription-repair coupling factor; amino-acid sequence: MPQIPHPPLPTTPKQRRFWTPPHGSSRALLIAEAARDHAGLLVAVARDTQRASTLEDELRLFSGDLPVLHFPDWETLPYDVFSPHPEIVSQRIAALYRLPMVTRGVLVVPVATLMQRIAPRSHITGSGLVVSKGQKLDLAAEQRRLEAAGYRHVPQVAEPGDYAVRGALIDIFPMGTAEPYRVELFDDEVDSIRSFDPETQRSQQPVDKVELLPAREFPLTEEAARDFRTALRERFPIDIRRCPLYQDMKEGVTPGGIEYYLPLFFKQTATLFDYLGEGALFVLGEGAGEASDQFWANTAERYEQRAHDIERPVLPPAELYLSPEQLREQLNRRLRVEVVPSGHEHAVDSGTLPAPEVPLNRKGEEPGTSLRHFLESYPGRVMIAADSAGRREALAETLAAAGLKPVNVEGWSAFLGRSRDTAGSAPSPPAQPGDRAGERGALAPAPSPGQSKNKGLPLSPTLSPGRAGGEGAGLRFAITVAPLEQGFALKQPAITVLTERELYGERVRTDRKRRRGAARDPDAIIRDLTELSVGAPIVHVDHGVGRYQGLVSMELGGMEGEFLVIEYAKGDKLYVPVAQLGLVSRYSGTAPELAPLHSLGGDAWERARRKAAEKVRDVAAELLAIYAQREARGGESISIDRGMVEAFGASFPFEETPDQEQAIDAVLQDLAAPRAMDRVICGDVGFGKTEVALRAAFAAATAGKQVAVLVPTTLLAQQHYRNFADRFADWPVKVDVLSRFKSSKEVNESLKRLADGQIDVIVGTHKLLQSDIKFKNLGLVVVDEEQRFGVRQKEQLKKLRAEVDLLTMTATPIPRTLNMAMAGLRDLSLITTPPAHRMAVRTFISTWDPATIREAFQRELSRGGQVYFLHNEVDSIERTARELQELIPEARIGIAHGQMPERELERVMADFHRQRFNVLVCTTIIETGIDIPTANTIIIDRADRFGLAQLHQLRGRVGRSHHRAYAYLIVPDRKAITADAEKRLEALASLEELGAGFTLATHDLEIRGAGELLGEEQSGQIQEIGFGLYTELLDRAVRALKSGKVPDFDLSSEHETEVELHLPALIPDDYLPDVHTRLTLYKRIASAKDEDHLRDLQVEMIDRFGLLPEPTKTLFALSSLKLMATPLGIRKLDLGANGGRITFRDKPEIEPIAIIRLIQSQPRVYKLDGQDKLRITLDLPGATERIRAAQEVLVQLGARRPG
- a CDS encoding GNAT family N-acetyltransferase encodes the protein MQPAIDFASPTRSAPLPPPSNQRFARSRVSPAGDPVATRDGRVLHMRPIEPGDVAALRRCFTRLSPEDIRRRFMHALSELPEPMAQRLCRIDPETEAAFVLVDDSVTPAELRGVGRVFIDAATDTAEFSVLVEREWTRMGLGAELMRRLVATCRERGLVELWGYVLVENRPMLRLCSELGFTSRMVPDEPGVAQITLRL
- a CDS encoding PhoH family protein; this encodes MTGSKRIYALDTNVLLHDPTSLFRFEEHDVFIPMTVLEELDEKKKGASEVSRNGRQVSRFINELIERGNGHGISNGLDLSNPQGVSLKRGQAVGKLYFQQRATNGHGKADNLILAAVIELRDQNPDRSVILVTKDINLRIKAKIYGIDAEDYENDRALDDFALLYTGSNGLPDDFWDRHPEVQSWSERGRTFYKVDRRDGEDWHPNQCLFLPGDNSVELRVLQVDEQHATMVLLDDHSHPSHSVWGIAARNREQNFALNVLMDPDVDFVTLLGTAGTGKTLLALAAGLAQVMDQQRYREIIMTRATVSVGEDIGFLPGTEEEKMTPWMGALTDNLEVLANPEEGGSWGRQATNDLLASRIKIRSLNFMRGRTFLSRYLIIDEAQNLTPKQMKTLITRAGPGTKIVCLGNVEQIDTPYLTETTSGLTYAVDRFKNWEHSAHITLRRGERSRLADFASEAL